In Fluviicola taffensis DSM 16823, the following are encoded in one genomic region:
- a CDS encoding polyprenol monophosphomannose synthase, with amino-acid sequence MTRAIVIIPTYNEKENVERMAQAVMALPVSIDILFVDDNSPDGTASIIRDLMTQFPNRIFLEERQGKMGLGTAYIHGFKWSLNHNYDYIFEMDCDFSHNPLDLPRLLEACTVKGADVSIGSRYTKGGKVQNWPLGRILMSYFASVYVRMILFIGISDTTAGFMCYSSKVLKAIDLDNIHFKGYAFQIEMKYAAKKKGFKLIEVPITFIDRQFGESKMSSSIFKEAFFGVWKMRNLKV; translated from the coding sequence GTGACTCGAGCAATTGTAATTATACCAACTTATAACGAAAAAGAGAACGTTGAGCGTATGGCTCAAGCTGTCATGGCTTTACCTGTATCCATCGATATTCTTTTTGTTGATGATAATTCTCCAGATGGAACAGCATCTATTATTCGTGATTTGATGACTCAATTCCCCAATCGTATCTTTTTGGAAGAACGTCAAGGGAAAATGGGACTAGGGACGGCATATATTCACGGATTTAAATGGTCTTTGAATCATAATTACGACTACATTTTTGAAATGGATTGTGATTTCTCACACAACCCATTGGATTTACCCCGACTTTTAGAGGCTTGTACTGTAAAAGGTGCAGATGTTAGCATTGGATCACGTTATACAAAAGGAGGAAAAGTTCAAAATTGGCCATTGGGCCGTATTTTAATGTCTTATTTTGCTTCAGTCTATGTGAGAATGATTTTGTTTATTGGTATTTCAGATACAACTGCTGGATTTATGTGTTATTCCAGTAAAGTGTTGAAGGCAATTGATTTGGACAATATTCATTTTAAAGGATATGCTTTTCAGATTGAAATGAAATATGCAGCTAAGAAAAAAGGGTTTAAACTAATTGAAGTTCCAATTACATTTATTGATCGCCAATTTGGAGAATCAAAAATGTCATCTAGTATATTCAAAGAGGCATTTTTTGGAGTTTGGAAAATGAGAAATCTCAAAGTGTAA
- a CDS encoding choice-of-anchor B family protein, producing MKWIANRIFLIVLIVQSQQLVAQSFQNITKLDQWHQDSLITNTSLNRYSDCYGFVQNGQEYAVIGSTEGTHVFLINDQDKLIPKGFIKGRYSSTFVEHREYAVFKNYLYAVCDEGVSSLQIIDLQHLPDSIYLAKEDSTLFGRVHNIFIDTIQQKLYSCIHRSTVNTQTIDAPLKIFSLANPLALQELWSGPSDVNEVHDIYVRNGVAILNCGYDGLRVYNFTNTTNPAYLDSKSIYQDQGYNHQGWLTPDGTRYLFADETNGKRVKNCSFDGSIVTIKNYFGTNYQNGSVPHNIKATNEFAFVAYYNEGLRIFDLRYPIPLEIAHYDTYPDEKVYKMNGNWGIYASLPSKRLLVSDRKYGLFLLHFNQENALKSFPLSESINIFPNPISSSESIFMTIPLETERVEWQIFDLQGKQVSKGEIEHFNSVEIPMNFAVGTYQLRIHLYDERNNQEEITRKIVVI from the coding sequence ATGAAATGGATTGCTAATCGTATTTTTTTGATTGTATTGATTGTTCAAAGCCAACAACTAGTTGCGCAATCATTCCAAAATATCACGAAATTAGATCAATGGCATCAAGACAGTTTAATTACGAACACTTCTCTTAATCGCTATTCAGATTGTTACGGATTTGTGCAAAACGGACAGGAATATGCAGTTATTGGGTCCACTGAAGGAACGCACGTTTTTTTAATCAATGATCAGGATAAATTAATCCCTAAAGGTTTCATAAAAGGTCGTTATTCGAGCACTTTTGTTGAACACCGAGAATATGCCGTGTTTAAAAACTACCTCTATGCAGTTTGTGACGAAGGTGTGAGTAGTTTGCAAATCATTGATCTTCAACACTTACCAGACTCCATTTATTTAGCAAAAGAAGACAGTACCTTATTTGGAAGAGTTCACAACATTTTCATAGATACGATTCAGCAAAAATTGTATTCATGTATTCACAGAAGTACCGTAAACACTCAAACTATTGATGCACCTTTAAAAATTTTCTCATTAGCTAATCCTTTAGCATTGCAAGAATTATGGAGCGGCCCGAGTGATGTAAATGAAGTACACGATATTTATGTTCGAAATGGAGTCGCTATTCTAAACTGTGGTTACGATGGATTAAGAGTTTATAACTTCACGAATACCACGAATCCTGCTTACCTCGATTCTAAGTCCATATACCAAGATCAAGGATACAATCATCAAGGCTGGTTAACTCCAGATGGAACAAGGTATCTTTTCGCAGATGAAACAAACGGAAAACGAGTGAAAAACTGCAGCTTCGATGGCTCGATCGTTACCATTAAAAACTACTTTGGAACCAATTACCAAAACGGCTCTGTTCCACACAATATTAAAGCCACCAATGAATTTGCTTTTGTTGCCTATTACAACGAAGGCCTTCGGATTTTTGATTTGAGATATCCTATTCCTTTGGAAATTGCTCATTACGATACATATCCGGATGAAAAGGTCTATAAAATGAATGGAAACTGGGGAATTTATGCTAGTTTGCCTTCCAAACGCTTATTGGTTTCTGACCGAAAATATGGATTATTTCTACTTCATTTCAATCAAGAAAATGCCTTAAAAAGCTTTCCTCTTAGTGAATCAATCAATATCTTTCCAAATCCGATTTCTTCATCTGAATCCATTTTCATGACGATTCCTTTGGAGACGGAACGGGTTGAATGGCAGATTTTTGATTTACAAGGAAAACAAGTTTCAAAGGGTGAAATTGAACATTTTAATTCAGTAGAAATCCCTATGAACTTTGCTGTTGGAACCTATCAACTAAGAATTCATCTGTACGATGAGCGAAATAACCAAGAAGAAATCACTCGAAAAATTGTAGTTATCTAA